The following nucleotide sequence is from Amia ocellicauda isolate fAmiCal2 chromosome 14, fAmiCal2.hap1, whole genome shotgun sequence.
GATACGATATCGCAGGACTGCCGCAAGGGCTGCTGGGATTGTGGAAGAGGAAGAGGCCTGTATTGTTGACCACGCCCCTTTATCATAAGCGGGACGATATCGCACTGTGACGTCACAACGATGCCCACAACATACGCTTAGCTTATGAGCTGCCGGTTACCCTGACACTCAGTCTGTCTAGAGCATCTGACACGTTCACATCGCTCGTCTATCAGCCGCGTACAGATGGGCAGCAACAACTCAAAGACTGCGGTGAGTTTTTCCTCCATGGCGGCGAGTCGCTTTCTCCCTCATGAGGCCAGTGATGGTGTGTGACGTGTGTCTGTCCTCCTTCCCGCAGAGCCGCGGTGCCTCTTCCGCCGCGGAGCTGTTCCGCTGCTCGCTGTGCTCGGGCTTCGTCGCGCCGCCCATGATGCAGTGCCGGGCCGGGCATCTCCTGTGCGCACCCTGCCGCAAGAGCTGGAGATGCCGCTGGAGCTGCCCCACCTGCCGCGGCCTGCTGAAGCCGCCGATGCGCAACACGGCCCTGGAGCAGGTGGCGTCCACGATCGGCCTTTCCTCCGAGGTGAGTCCCCGGTCTGGCGGGTCCTGTATGCAGTGAAGACCCggcctgtgtgtgtagtttctATTGACACAGTCTGGACCGTGTGATCTGTGGGAATTAGTGCCACTGAAGCGTCATTCGTGTGCGCCGCCCCTGCGAGGGTTAAAGGCTTCACAGCGGACACGGAGACGAGGTCAGAGTTCAACAAGCTGTCGCTTGATACTATAATGTGATCAATATATTCAAATAAACACCAAGACAGTATGACGTCGCGCAGACGCATCGTATAAAGAGACAGAGCTGAGAGTCAGTTGCACACCTTCCTGGCTGCAGTTAAGCTGCGTGTGATGATCAGTAGATGGTGTCTGGGCACATTAATGCTCAATTCAGATAACTTGAGTGTATGCAGGCGAGTTGTTTAATGCTAAATGAACTGCTATATTGTTGTATGTTTGCGCTCGGTAATTGAGTACTGATGTTTCACAAGACAAACAGCAAGTCTttctgttgttgcttttttgtgCAAAATCTCGATGTCTCGGGGCCACAATTACCTCTTGAACCCCCTCCTGTGAAACACTAGTTACCTATACATGCTATACATACTGTATACCCTGTACAATATAGTTTTTCATATGCCatactttttgtttgtatttttactatttgtgtgcgtgtgtgcatataaacatacacatatacctacacaagcagacactatcagtatttatttattgattactAATATCTGAgtgtggtggggtggggggtgctgtcAGGCACTTGGGTGGGGGAGGCAGTGTTCAATTCCCTTAACTGATGAGCCCTTTTCCTCCTCCGTTCGATATTGGATGTTTTCTCtaagtgtttttttcctgtgtctTACCAGTCCTGTAGTGCTGACATCACCACCGCCATATCCACCCACGGGGAAGAGCTGGCGGCCCTGTTCGTGTGTCCGGTGTGTTTCGAGTACGTGCAGCCGCCCATGCTGCAGTGCCGGGCCGGACACCTGCTCTGCAATGAGTGCCGGCCGAGGGTGAGCAGCTGCCCGTGCTGCCGCAAGCCACTGGCGCCAAAGTGCAGGAACGTGGCCATGGAGACGCTGGCCGCCATGGTGCCGTTCCCCTCCGAGGTGAGTCCCTCCCGTGACAGGCTGCCCCACTCGAGGGTCAACCACAACAGTCCCCCAAAACTAACTGCCCCGCCCCATCACACAGCACTGACTCACACAACACCCCACGGTCCCTCCACAGCACAGTCCAGATCGTTGCGGTAccgagtgtgtcagtgcgttAGCCAGTGTGTTAATGATCCTGGGCTGCTGTAGTGAGGGTGTGCCAGTGTGTTGCTGCCTCTGCTAGTGAGATGTTCATGGTACTGTGCTGCTCTggtgaagtgtgtgtttgtgttcatgtgCTCCGAGTGTGTActgatgtgttgtgtgtgtttattgacTTTCCAGCCTGATGCCCTGGGAGACGACTTCATTGCAGCTTTTGGAGGGGCTCAGACCGCAGAGcagctcccggctcccagcacACATGATCAGGTGGTCCGGGAGCCGCGGTTCCTCTCCTACCTGCGGCACTCTGGACTTGATGACGGACGCAGCTCTGACCCTCGCGACGTGGTCCTGCTGCTCCTGAGCTGCGTACTGTGGCAGCTGTGCCCCCTGTGCGATGCAGACCGGGAGCAGCTCCACAGGTGGGTATCGCTGGAGAGCCAGCTGGTGGAGCAGGCGCTGCGTCTGGTGGAGGGGTCGCCGGACCGCGACGACATCTACCTGAGGCTGAGGGAGGGGCCGACCCCCCACTCTCACACCAAACCCTTGTATGATGTTGTCACTCCTGCTCTGCGGGAGCTGCGGCGGCTTCTTCCCCTGGACCTCAGTCTGGATGCCCTATCTGAGAGCCAGGACCTACAGCTAAGCATGGCCAGCGTGGTGGTGCGGAACCTGCTGCGCTACGGCAACCCCTATGGGGGCAGACGGGTGCGTCACCTTGTGGCGCTGCGGCATCTTCGTCACGGCCAGGATGCCCtcccctccacctcctccaGTGTGCCGCGTGTGGCCCAGGCCCCGGCCCCAGCGGAGGGTGTGGACGCCGGGTTGCACCACGGACTCGTTCCAGAGCTGCACAGCCCTGAGTGCGAAGGCCCACAGGAGCACAGAGGCGCCAGGGAGCGGCAGGCCAGCGCCCAGACAGCACCCAGTGATGTCGGGGACAGGAGGGTGCCTCTGCCTGTGGAGCTGGAGCCACTGAGCGCCAGTCTGCCCTCCCTCATGCCTGCCAGGGCCCTGGAGCCGAGCAACACGGAGGCGTCCACCACGGCCGCAAACCCGTCCAGGTGGCAGAGGGTCCGCAGCATCTTCGCTTGGCTCCCGGCCGCCGTCTCCCAGCTGCGCTGGGTGAGGGGGGTGAGGGCGTGATCCCCCAGGCCTGAAGTCAGGCCTGTCTGTGTCGGCTGCCTTGTGTCCCAGGTAAGTTTTAAGGTCTGAATGAAGGATTGCACCACCTGCGGCCTGATGGGGATGCTGTCAGTGACCCCAGGCTTGTGCCCCGGATATGAGGGCAGCCTGGATTGCCCACCCTGTAGAGCGCCATGAGCCAGAGGAGACCCCAGTCGAGAAGGACCCTCATGACGAGGCTTGCGTGACCTGGGAGGCATCTGAGAGGGACGCACCGGGGGGTGGGGCGGTGGGGCCGGTCAAGGCTGGAGACCCCCTGTCTGCCCCTCCCAAGCAATCCAGAAACTCCCACTGGAGACGTGCCTCAAAATGCAGGACTAAACTGGCTCTGAAGCAAAACCTGGGCATCCAGAGTGCAGCCCAGCAGAGGCAGAGGGCCGGGGGCCAGTGAGCAAAGTAAGTGTCCACCGCCGATGCTGGTTCCACCGtaacaatgttttaattgaacCGCGCAGAGAGGACAGGACCGCTTTAAAATCTGGGGGTCCCGAGGCGACGATCGGGTGGGTCTCTCCTCAGGTGGCCACCATTGGTCCTGTGACGTGTAAACATGGACATGAACTGGACTGCTGTTGCCGCCCCCCCCGGTGAGAAGACCCTCACAAGGAGATGCACGCCAGCGGTGGGAACGAGACCCAAAGTGCACAAAGTGTGTAAATAAACGTGTGTAAACTAAAACCACAAAGTTTCCACTGGAGTCCCTTTCTTAAATGCAGAGCTGTTTCTATGCCTAAGTGACCGCTTGGAGCCCCTtaccaaaaaataattaatacatctaatatattttcaatgatttatcatttattttcataaatgatCACAGTGATCAGTTTTCAGAGCATTTCAGAAACCACAAGGTGGAATAGAACATCTACGACTGAGAGCTGGAGCATTTGATACAGTTCTAGACACCACACCCCTTTCCAGGGCAATGTTTTGGAGCTTCAAATCTAAATCAGGGGTTGGAAGCAAGACAGACACGTGAAacagagaggaggccattcgacccatctttGCCAAGGATCACGTCTGCTGAATCCAACTTTTATCTGTGTGTGGATTATTCCCAATAAGTCAGACTGATGAACCAGAAGTATGTGAAGATAGAAGTTTATTGCGATACAAGCAGCTGTTGGAAGGATGTGATCACAGGGGCGGTCTCTATGATAGCAGATCCTTAAAggcactttacacacacacacacatttacatgaTATAGTACATGACGTGACAGACTCTCTTCCCATCTCCTCAGACATGTAAGTTTCTCTAGGACATACTACAGCATTACAGACCTTGTTGCTGGGCAGACATGGAATTTGTCCGATATAATAACTCAACACAGAGAGCAGTTTGACAGTTTGACAGTTTCTCTTGAGaaccacagagaaaaacaactccTTGTATGGTACAGACAGTCTGGATACTTTCTTCCTAGTTTTATATTCATCTTAAGAACCTGGGCTCTACCCCACAGGGACAGTGGAAGCCCAATCCATCTTTAAAGGTCGTCCCGTACAGTTTTAAGAATTTGTGGCCCATTGAGACTAAATATTGAAGTTAGAGGGGATTTAATAATGATCCCAAGACATTTCATTCTGTTCGGTTTCCAAGTGAAAGGAGTATTTTTCAGGTCACTACGATGTGTATGGGAATTTAGTGGCATTGCCTCCGATTTACTCCAGTTCATTTTGCATCCAGAGAGTCGACCAGAGCATCTAATGAGATCAGGAATAGCTGGGAGGGAGTGTGAAGGATCTGAGAGTGTCAGtaatatgctcagaaaaaaacagaaacgtccctttttcaggacaccttatttttaagataattttgtaaaaatccaaataacattacagatctttattgtaaagggtttacacaatgtttttcatgcttgttcaatgaaccataaacaatgaatgaacatgcacctgtggaacggtcgttaagacactaacagcttacagacggtaggcaattaaggtcacagttataaaaacttaggacactaaagagacctttctactgactctgaaaaacaccaaaagaaagatgcccagggtccctgctcatgtGCATGAACGAGCCTTAgacatgctgcaaggaggcatgaggactgcagatgtggccagggcaataaactgcaatgtccgtactgtgagacgcctaagacagcgctacaggagacaggaaggacagctgatcgtcctcgcagtggcagaccacatgcaacaacacctgcacaggatcggtacatccgaatatcacacctgcgggacaggtacaggacggcaacaacaactgcccgagttacaccaggaacgcacaatccctccatcagtgctcagactgtccgcaataggctgagagaggctggactgagggcttgtaggcctgttgtaaggcaggtccttgtagacatcaccggcaacaacgtctcctatgggcacaaacccaccttcgctggacgATTTCATGCAAGataggaatgtcagtgttctgctaTGGCCAGCGACCTGTCCTAGGAAGGTTGTGttttaactggatttgacacagtagcgtgtagctgccatcaccttttttttttcctgggacGGTCTGGTTAATTAACCCTGGAAGGTAGTTATTGAGAAGCAAATGCCAGGATGGAATATATAACAGTCTCTTAGATAGATAAAAGCTGGGTACAtgatgtgcaatttaggcaatgAAACACAATCACGGTATCAAAAGGCAATTGATCAGACgtcaatatccattaatttCATAATCAACTGTGGAagtaaagttagaaattccTCTCACAAATGGTTTACttcatgtatacttaagaaagaccAGGTTAAGTCAACagccaggccagaaggtagtttgacccCTGTTTGTTATTTTCGACGAGCATCTTGGAGAAGATGACAAACAGAATGATTTGAGTGTCTGCTCCTTAATCCTTGTATTGGCCCATGGACTCTGTCCTCTaataatatattctgcttagcaagcttttaagataacatagtaatgacttattAATTGTAACCATATCATTGTTTTCTGTGTATAAAAAGCTCTGACTTTTAACATGGAATCAGAGcagctttgggatcttcttgattcactgttgttctccacGTCACGtgaaataaaggcattgcaatgaACATTCCAACCTTGTAGTGGTATTTGTACATAAATGCTCCCAAACACAAGACTTAttgcttaaaaatacaaagttcATTAGCTGCCCAATCATGAAGCCCTTTGTTTACATCCAATGTGCATTTTCAGTTTCCGTGGAAGAGGCAGCAGTTGCTCTTATTagtgtagaaaaataaatgcttaaaaacaCATATTAGTCCTGCAGCAGATCTTTCATGTTAAAAATTgtcccaaataaaaaaaaaagaaacaatccaCAGATAAACCCGATCTCCTCCTTGCAAGTCCTAatagctacagtgaggggaaaaagtatttgatcccctgctaattttgtacgtttgcccactgacaaaggaatgatcagtctataagtttaatggtaggtgtattttaacagtgagagacagaataacaaccaaaaaattcagaaaaacgcatttcaaaaaagttatacattgatttgcatgttaatgagggaaataagtatttgaccccttcgacttagtacttggtggcaacacccttgttggcaatcacagaggtcagacgtttcttgtagttggccaccaggtttgcacacatctcaggagggattttgtcccactcctctttgcagatcctctccaagtcataaaggtttcgaggctgaagtttggcaactcgaaccttcagttccctccacagattttctatgggattaaggtctggagactggctaggccactccaggaccttaatgtgcttcttcttgagccactcctttgttgccttggttgtgtgttttgggtcattgtcatgctggaatacccatccacgacccattttcaatgccctggctgagggaaggaggttctcacccaagatttgatggtacatggccccgtccatcgtccctttgatgcggtgcagttgtcctgtccccttagcagaaaaacacccccaaagcataatgtttccacctccatgtttgacggtggggatggtgttc
It contains:
- the LOC136767813 gene encoding uncharacterized protein LOC136767813, with the protein product MRPVMVCDVCLSSFPQSRGASSAAELFRCSLCSGFVAPPMMQCRAGHLLCAPCRKSWRCRWSCPTCRGLLKPPMRNTALEQVASTIGLSSESCSADITTAISTHGEELAALFVCPVCFEYVQPPMLQCRAGHLLCNECRPRVSSCPCCRKPLAPKCRNVAMETLAAMVPFPSEPDALGDDFIAAFGGAQTAEQLPAPSTHDQVVREPRFLSYLRHSGLDDGRSSDPRDVVLLLLSCVLWQLCPLCDADREQLHRWVSLESQLVEQALRLVEGSPDRDDIYLRLREGPTPHSHTKPLYDVVTPALRELRRLLPLDLSLDALSESQDLQLSMASVVVRNLLRYGNPYGGRRVRHLVALRHLRHGQDALPSTSSSVPRVAQAPAPAEGVDAGLHHGLVPELHSPECEGPQEHRGARERQASAQTAPSDVGDRRVPLPVELEPLSASLPSLMPARALEPSNTEASTTAANPSRWQRVRSIFAWLPAAVSQLRWVRGVRA